CAAATCCGCGGAGCAATTTATCGCCACGATAACACAGCGTTGTTGCAACGCCCATACCGTGCATAATACCGGCAAATTCAACGGCAATATAACCGCCGCCGACAATCAAAATCCGCTTCGGAAGCGTTGATAATGCGAACATTTCATTGGAAGTTACTACCCATTCCTTGCCGGGAATATCCGGCACTGAAGGCCAGCCACCGGTAGCAATCAAGATGCGTTCGCAACTGATTTTCCGCTCACCGATACTTATGGTATGCGCATCAAGCAGATGGGCTTGACCTTCCATCAGGGTAACACCGGAATTATTGAGTAAACCTTCGTAAACACCTTGTAGCCGGGTAATCTCTTGATTTTTCTGGGCCAGCAAATGCGACCAATCAAATTCCGGCGTATTTAACGACCATCCAAAGCCTTTTGCGGCAATAAAGTCTTCACGAAAATGCGACGCGTAAACGAATAATTTCTTGGGGACGCAACCGACATTAACACAAGTTCCACCGAGGTAACGGTTTTCGGCAATAGCAACGCGAACACCCAATCCGGCAGCGGTTCGTGCAGCTCTAACACCTCCAGAACCGGCTCCAATAACAAACAGGTCAACATCATAATGGGTCATTTGAACTCTCTTGGATCAAAAATTAGCGAAAAAAAAACCGGGTGGATCAACTCACACCCGGTTGGCATTAGATAAAAATTATTGCTTTAAATAAGCAAGCATGGTGTCAGCATCACTGACAGTAAACGGGTCGTCAGGACAATTATCGGTTTGTCCGGGTTCACTAAACAGTTTGACGATAGTTTTATCGTCAACCAGCATGGAATAACGCCATGAACGATAACCAAAGCCTACGTTTTCTTTTTTAACCAGCATACCCATGGCCTGGGTAAAATCCCCATTACCATCAGGCAGCATTTTTACATGCTTAACACCTAAATGTTTACCCCATTGGAACATGGTAAATGCATCATTAACACTTAAACAATAAACTTCATCGATACCTTGATCGATAATTTCCTGATATTTTGCATCGTAACCCGGTACATGCGTGCTTGAACAAGTCGGTGTAAAGGCACCAGGCAGACAGAATATAACGATTTTTTTGCCTTTAAAAACATCATCGGTACTAACATCTTGCCAACGAAAAGGGTTATCGCCACCTAAACTTTCATCACGGACACGCGTTTTAAAAACAACATTGGGTACAGTTGAAGCCATTTTATTTCTCCGGTTTTCAATTAATGGGCGATAGGTTTATCGGTAAATAAATAATCATGTAACTCTTTATCCAGCTTGGTATCTTTTCTACGAATCCATTCCAGTATCATCGCCGCATGTTCTTTCTCTTCATCGCGATTATGTGCAAGGATAGCTTTTAATTCATTATCTTTACAAGCATCCACTCGTTGGTTGTACCAGTCGATTGCTTCAAGCTCTTCCATTAACGAAGTAATGGCACGATGCATATCCCGTGTTTCGTCAGATAATTCATTAATCGGTTCGTGATAACCTTCATTTGCCATAGTTATATTCTCTATTTTAAAGGTGAAAAATTGTTAGTCATGAGTTAAGTGCAAAATGCTGTTTCTGATCACTGGTTGTAGATTCTACACACGAAACCAAACTTGGTCTGTGCGTTAAAGAACATAGTGGAAATTAGTTCACGATTAAAAAAAATCACAACAATACTCTTTCTATACCGCCACTTCCTGCCTGCTTGATATAATTTTTCATCCAATTTTTACCCAACACATGTCGGGCAATTTCCACAACAATATAATCCACATCCAGTTGCTCCTCGCCATCCTCAAAGCGTTGTAAACCTTGTACGCAAGATGGACAGGACGTTAGCATCTTAATCGGTCCATCGAAGCCATCGGCGCGTACCTTGCCGGTATCGTTCTTTAACTCGACGGCTTTGCTGTAACGTACTTGCGTTGAAATGTCCGGGCGCGCAACCGCCAAAGTCCCGGATTCGCCGCAGCAACGTTCAGATTTAAGCACCTCGGCACCGATCAAGGCATTAACTGTCTTCATCGGATCTTGCTGCTTCATCGGACTGTGGCAAGGATCATGATACAAATAACGGGTGCCATTAACACCCTCCAGCTTGACGCCTTTTTCCAGTAAATATTCATGAATATCGAGCATACGGCAGCCAGGGAAAATTTTGTCAAATTCATAATCCAGTAACTGATCAAAACACGTTCCACAACTAACCACAACGGTTTTAATGTCCAGATAATTTAAGGTATTGGCAACCCGATGAAAGAGCACCCGATTATCAGTAGATATTTTCTCTGCCTTATCAAACTGGCCGGCGGCACGCTGAGGATAACCGCAACACAAATAACCTGGCGGCAATACTGTCTGTACGCCTATCTCGTATAGCATGGCTTGGGTAGCCAGACCTACCTGAGAAAATAAACGCTCAGAACCGCAACCCGGAAAATAAAACACTGCTTCGGAATCGGCACGGGTTTTATTTCTATCCCGGATGATAGGCACAATTTGATCGCTCTCAATACCCAACAGCGCCCTTGCCGTTTTGGACGGTACGTTATCAGGCATTTTCCGGTTGGTAAAATGGATAACAAATTCACGCATTGGCGGCTTGCCAGTTGATGACGGCGGCTGTGCAAGCTGCGCCTTACCCCAAGGCCTGAGCAAAAAATTACCTATCCGCTGGGCTTTATAAGACCATTCAATCAGCAACTTACGCATAAACTTAATGCTGTTGGGACGACCGGTTGATAAAAATGCAATCGCCGCCGTTTTAACCGGGTTAAAACTCTGTTTACCCATTTTGCGCAGCAGATTACGCATATTCATGGACACGTCGCCAAAATCGATATCAACCGGACACGGATTAAAACACTTGTGACACACGGTGCAATGATCCGCTACATCCTCAAATTCTTTCCAATGGGTAATGGAAATACCGCGCCGGGTTTGTTCTTCGTAAAGAAAGGCTTCTATCAATAGTGACGTGGCCAGGATTTTATTGCGCGGCGAATATAACAAGTTGGCGCGTGGCACATGCGTGGCACAAACGGGTTTGCACTTTCCGCAACGCAAGCAATCTTTGATGGAATCCGAAATTGCACCAATATCGCTTTGTTGCAGAATCAAGGATTCATAACCCATCAAACTAAACGAAGTTGTGTAAGCTGCCTCCATACCGGCACCGGGCATCAGTTTTCCGCGATTGAAGCGGCCTTCAGGATCGACACGCTGTTTGTAATCGTGAAAACTGGCCAACTCTTCAGTGCTTAGAAATTCATATTTGGTAATGCCGATACCATGCTCGCCTGAAATCACGCCACCCAGAGAACGCGCCAACTCCATGATCCGCGCCACAGCAATATTGGCTTCCTGAAGCATCTCGTAATGATCGGAGTTGACCGGTAAATTGGTATGGACGTTACCGTCCCCGGCATGCATGTGCAATGCCACAAACACGCGGCCACGCAAAACCTCTTTGTGTACGGCATCAATCCGCTCAATAACCGGTCGAAAATTATCACCCTCGAAAATATTTTTTAACAACGGCTGCAATTCCTGCTTCCAGGATACGCGTAACGAATGATCCTGCAAACGATGAAACAGGGTTGGCTGCGCAGCGCGATTGGTTAACTCGCCAACAGTAATACCATGTTCCTTGCAAGCCGCATCTGCCTGTTGCAAAGGCAAATCGAGATTGTCATACTGCCACTGCCAGCGTTCGCGCACTTGCTCAATAATCGTTAGCGCGTGCTCTCGGCGGTCACCGATCAGGTCAATTTTGTCAACGCCGTTTTCATAAGAACGTAACGGTAATTCACCTTCCAGAAAGTCGCTTAACGCATGACACAAGCGTAATTTATTACGCAGTGATAATTCGATATTGATACGTTCGATACCATCGCAGTAATCGCCCATGCGCGGCAAGGGAATCACGACATCTTCATTGATTTTAAAGGCGTTGGTATGTTTGGCGATAGCGGCAGTCCGCGCCCGATCCAGCCAGAAAGTTTGGCGGGTTTCAGGACTGACTGCAATAAACCCTTCGGCATCACGCGCATTACATAAACGCACCACTTCGGAAGCCGCCAAAGCCACTTGTTTGTCATTGTCGCCTACAATATCGCCAATCAGCACCATTTTTGGCCGACCATGATTCTTGGCTTTACTGGCATAACCGACTGCTTTTACATAGCGCTCATCCAGATGTTCAAGACCGGCCAACATCACCCGCAGCTCGCCATTTTTAGGCAAGGCTGCCAGATAATCCCGAATCTCGACGATGCTCGGCACTGCTTCACGAACCTGACCGTAAAATTCCAGACAAAAAGTGCGCGTAAAAGACGGCATTTTGTGCAAAATCCAGCACGCCGAGGTAATAATACCGTCGCAGCCTTCTTTTTGAATACCTGGCAAACCACCCAAAAACTTGTCGGTAACGTCCTTGCCCAGTTCACCCTTACGAAAATTTGCACCAGGAATGACTAATCGCTCTTCGGAGAGCAAATTTTTTCTTTTAGCGTCAAAACGTTTCAATAAAAAGGTAACTTGGTCCTGATCGTGGATCTTGCCCAAATTATGATTGAATCGCTCAACATCCAGCCAGTTACCATCCGGCGTCACCATCCGCCAGGACAGTAGATTATCCAATGCCGTTCCCCAAAGCACCGCCTTTTTGCCACCGGCGTTCATCGCCACATTACCGCCCACACAAGACGCATCTGCCGAAGTAGGGTCACAGGCAAAGACCAGACCTGCAATATCAGCCACATCCATAACACGCCGGGTCACTACACCGGCACCGGTATTAATCGTTGCATAAGTCTGCTCAACACCCGGCAAACTTGTCTCCTGCTCCACAAGACCTATATCAATCAGCTTTTCAGTATTAATCACGGCAGAATAAAGCGTCAGCGGTACTGCGCCACCGGTATAACCGGTACCGCCGCCACGCGGAATAATGGTGAGCCCCAATTTGATACAATCGCGCACCAAATGGCCAACTTCTTCTTCAGTACAAGGATATAAAACGACAAAGGGATATTCCACGCGCCAGTCAGTAGCATCGGTAACGTGAGAGACACGGGCAAAACCATCGAAACAGATATTGTCTTTACGGGTATGTTTGGCCAGTAAAGCCAAGGCTTTCTGGCGCATTTCTTGAGTGCGTTTAAAATCCGCTTCAAAGGCATTAACAGCCTGATGTGCAGCGTCAATCAACAAGTTAACCCGACGTGTCCGGTCAGGATGCTCGCTTTCATCTTCGGCATCGCGTTTTTGCATCTGTTTAAGACGATGACGTAATGCTGTTAGCAAGGCTTTCCGGCGTTTACGGTTATCCAGCAAATCGTCTTCAAGATAAGGATTACGCTGAACCGCCCAAATATCTCCCAGTACCTCAAAAAGCATTTTTGCAGAACGACCGGTTACCCGTTCGCCACGCAGCGATTCCAGAATGAGCCAGTTCTCTTCACCCAACAGGCGAATAACAATTTCGCGGTCTGAAAAAGAGGTGTAATTATAAGGAATTTCGCGTAGCCGCGCTGGCGACGCATCGGAAAACAAGGGGGGGAATGTTGAATTCACTGATATCCTGCGCTTTGACGTGATTGACAAAGCTCATTGTAACACTCACGGAAGTGAGCGAAAATACCAAAAATTGTGTGGACTTCATTATATTGAAATTACTAGCAAATAAAGACTATTGCTTACGTTCCCTGGCAAAAAATGAAGCCATTTAGCAGGAGAGATACCCAAAAAAATTTTTAAAGCTCAATCTGCAACTAGCTGTATAATTCACACGGTTGTAATATAACTGTAACATACATCAGCTTAATTCATGCCATAATTGAAGTAATCAACATTCGTTTTAATATTTTATACAAATGAAAAGAGTAAATAAGTCTGATTTGGAAGAAGCATTAGCTCTGTGTAAAGGAGCTTTTATATCAGCTGCCGGATTCAGCATGGTTATTAATTTGTTGCAGCTTGTTCCAACTATTTACATGCTGCAATTATATGATCGAGTAGTACCTACCGGAAATCGATCAACCCTGTTAATGTTAACCTTGATAGTAATCGTACTATTTTTGACGATGGGCGCCTTGGAATGGGTACGTTCACAGATACTGGTCAGGGTTAGCTCACGATTGGAAACACTACTTAATGAAAGATTGTTTCAGGTCGCTTATAAACAATCACTCTATACAGGTGGACAACGAGCAAGCTCGCAACCCCTCGATGACTTGACATCCTTAAGGCAATTTATGACTGGCAACGGCCTGTTTGCTTTTTTTGATGTGCCTTGGATGCCTGTCTACATTGCCGTTATGTTTATTTTTCATCCTTTATACGGGTGGGCAGCTATAGGCACTTCGATAATACTGGTTATCGTCGCCATCATTCAGGAAAAGTCTACCGGTAAATTATTGGGCGAAGCCAATAATTTGGCGATGACAGGCCGTGGTCTGGTCAATAAAAACCTCAGAAATGCTGAAGTTATTGAGTCCATGGGGATGTTGCGAAATATTCAACTGCGATGGCTTGAAGGTACAAAACAAGTTTTAGTATTACAGGCAACAGCAAGTTCTCGCGCCGGTTTAATTAGCGGCATATCAAAAGTTATTCGACTGTCATCACAATCCTTAATTTTAGGCCTGGGTGCCTATTTAGTGATAGAGAATGAAATAACACCCGGCTTAATGATCGGCGGTTCCATTCTGTTAGGCCGCGCGCTTGCACCTATCGATTTGTTGATTGGTACCTGGAAAGGTTTTATTACTGCGCGTGGGCAATACCATCGCCTTAATGAATTATTGCTTCAGATACCGGCCGAAACCGAGAAAATGACCTTACCAGCACCAGAAGGTACTTTCCAGATAGAAGCTGCCGTAGTCATTCCTCCTGGAGCAAAAACACCGGTTTTAAAAGGCATTACCTTAGGCATTGCAAAAGGTGATGTAATTGGCGTAATTGGTCCCAGCGGAGCGGGGAAATCTACTTTTGCCCGCGCCTTATTGGGTATCTGGCCGACCGCGAACGGGAAAATTCGTCTGGATGGCGCGGACGTTTTTGCCTGGAGTCGTGATGAATTAGGTCCTTATATTGGCTACTTGCCACAAGATATAGAGCTATTTGAAGGCACCATCAGTGAAAACATTGCGCGTTTTGGTGATATAGATTCGGAAAAAGTGATTACTGCCGCCAAAATGGCCGATGTGCATGACCTGATTTTACGTTTACCGGAAGGCTATGACACACTGATAGGCGCAAGCGGCGGTAACTTATCCGGTGGTCAACGCCAGCGTATCGGTTTGGCCAGAGCACTTTACGGTGATCCTGTCGTAGTGGTGCTGGACGAACCAAACTCAAATCTGGATGAGCAAGGCGAGTTTGCCTTGGGAAATGCGATCCAGCGTTTAAAGCATAAAAGAGCCACTGTTATTGTTATTACTCATCGAAATAATGTCCTGGCAAATGTAGACAAGCTGCTCATCTTAAATGACGGACTTGTTTCTATTTATGGGCCCAAGGACGAGGTCATGGCGCATTTTCAACAGCAACAAATGGCGACATCACCGACACAGGCTCCTCAGGCAGCCGGCACCCTAACTACTCGGGCATAATCAGACATGAAAGAACGGCTTGCACAAGTAACTACAGTTACAGGAATCCCGCTATTGACTGACGACCGGTCAATTCGTACTATTGGCGTTGTTATCCTCATTGCTACCTTCGGTATTTTGGGGACATGGGGTTATCTGGCTCCCATAGATAGCGCAGCCTTGGCACCTGGCTATGTCACCGTAAAATCTCATAGAAAAACCGTACAACATCTGGATGGTGGCATAGTCAGTCAATTAATGGCAAAAGATGGTGATGTCGTCAAGGCCGGCGATGTATTACTAATACTTGATGGTACCGAAGTTAAAGCACAACTGGAAATCATTCGCGGCCAACACATCACCTTGTCAGCGCAAATAGCCCGGCTTATGGCAGAAAGAGACCAACAGAATCAAATTAATTTCCCTGATGAGCTGCACGACCTGTCTGACCCCCATATTGCTCAGGCAACACATGGAGAAAGCCAACTATTTAGTGCCCGAAAAAGCGCGCTACAAGGTGAAATATCGGTTTTAAACCAAAGAATAAGCCAGTTGGGATCAAAAATAAAGGGTCTGCAAGGCCAACGTAGTAGTAAAGAAGCCTTAATGATCTCTTATGGTGATGAAGTTCATGATCTAAAAGAATTATTGGCCGAAGGATTTGCCGACAAACAAAGACTGCGGGATATTGAACGTAATCATGCACAAGTTACCGGAGAAGTTGCCGCCTTAAGCTCTGAAATTGCAGGCAATGAAATCCAGATTGGCGAAACAAAATTACAAATTTTACAGCTACAAAAAAAGTTCCAGGAAGAAGTTGCACTTAAACTCGGTGAAGTGCAAGCGGAGTTATATGACGTTGCCCAACGTCTGGTGGCAACCAGAGACAAAGTAGCCAGAACGGTTATCATTGCACCTGCCAATGGTCGTGTATTGGGCTTATCCGTCCATAACGTGGGCGGTGTCATTTCACCCGGTAAACCCATACTCGATATTGTCCCGCAGCAAGAAGAATTAATCATTGATGCTCAAGTATCACCGATGGATATAGACAGAGTCAGAGCAGGATTACTCGCAGAAGTCAGGTTTAGTGCCTTTAAACAGGCCTTAACACCAAAAATGCAAGGTAAAGTCATTAATTTATCAGCAGACCGGTTAACTGATGAAAAAACCGAACAACCTTATTATCTGGCGCAAATTGAATTAACCCCGGACAGCTTTCAAAAATTGGGAGATCTTGAATTACTACCAGGAATGCCCGCAGAAGTACTGATCAATACCGGTGAAAGAACGGTCTTTGAATACCTGATGCAGCCCATTACTAATGCTTTTGCCCGCGCATTTATAGAAGATTGAGGCCTCATGAAAAAACTACCACTACTCATCGCTTGTCTGACTATCCTGTACACAGGTGTTGGTAAAGCTGAAGACTTACTTACTATCTATCAACAAGCATTAGACGCTGATCCGCAGTTACAAACGGCGTCATTAAAAGTTGAAATAGGTGCTGCACAAAAAGGTCAAGCTCTGGGTCAAATGCTGCCACAAATAAGCGCCAATACAAATTGGTCGAAAAACAGTCAAGCTTCAGGCGTCTCTGGCGTGCCAAGTAGCGCTTGTTCAAACCCACCCTGCACATCTAATTATAACGGTACCCGTTATACGGTTTCATTGACACAAACGGTGCTTGATTTTGCCAAGTTTTGGGACTGGCGACGTGCGCAGGAAATTGAAAACCAATACGCTTCAGAAAATATTGAAGCACAGCACGCCCTGATGTTTAATGTAGTCGAAAAGTATTTTGATGTGCTTGAAGCTGAAGACCAGTTACATTATCTTCAGGCAGAAAGTGAAAGCACCTTAAAACAACTGGAACAGGTCCAAAAACAGTATGCCAAGCAACTTGTTTTAGTCACTGACTTATACGAAGTAGAAGCCCGAATAGATCAGATAAAAGCCACTGAAATTGAAGCGGAAACGCTATTGGCCACAGCTCGGGAAAGTTTAAAAGAATTAACCAATACCGAACCGGTAGCACTCTATCAATTGCGTGATGAAATAGACTACAAAAAACTGGATGGTGCACTTAAAGATTGGATTGAAGTCGCTAAAAGTGAGAACCCTACTCTGGCAGCCCAACTCAGTGCCATAGCAGCGGCAAGTGACAATGTAGCCGTACAAAAATCAAGATATTTACCTGTGGTTGACATGCAACTAAATTATAATGCTACCAACACCGGGTATCAAAGCATCAATTTGGGCAGTAACTATGAAACCCAAGTAGCCGCAATAAACGTTAACATTCCTTTATTTACCGGAGGGACAACGACCAACCGTATGTTTGAGGCTCAACATAAATTGTCTATCAGCAAATATGAAAATGAAGCCAAAATTCGTACCTTAATTAAAGAAACCAGCGATTCTTTTTTAAGTTCCAATGCCAGTGTCAGACGAATTAGTGCAACCCGTAAAGCGCTAGAATCCGCTATTAAATCCAGACAGGCAATGGAAAGTGGTTTTGGTTATGGTGTTCAAACCATCACTGATGTATTAAATGCCCAACAAGGTGAATTTAAATCCAAAAGAGATTTATCACAGGCAAAATACAGCTATATAAAAAACAGGATGCGTTTTATGACAGCTGTCGGCTTAATAAGCCAGGAAAATATGATCGAAGTTAATAATTGGTTGCAAGTCATGCCAAAACAATCAAAAATAAATTCAAATTAAAAGTACCTTTAATAGCATACAGATTCTATAGCTATATATATTCTATGATAAATGGCTACGCAAAAAATTGGTCAACTTTAACCATTCGTTCTGAGCAAATTTAACTTCTGCAAGACATTGGAGCTGGTTTTTTACTCAGGAAACATTTTTAAATCAAATTCTTTTTAGTCTTTGAAGTAACCCGCTAAAGCCTTCAGTACGTATAACCCTGTAAATTTTAAGATAGACAGCAGGGCTCAGCAATTGCCGAAAAATCCGGGAAACACTCGTTTTCACTTCCAAATGAATGCCATTAGCATCAATTGCTGTCTTAAGAATCCCAACTTGATAGGTTTCCGGCTTCAATAAGGCTACATCTTCTGCCCTTGAAATAGCCAGTTTATTAACAACAGATTGCCAGGCATCACCCGCCACATCCAATGAAAATGATTGGTTAACATATTCAATTGCCTTTTGAGCCAGCAGATTTCTTAACTCAAACGAGTCACCCAGCTTTAATATCGCCGTAACCCAACTGTCAGTATCATTGTTAACCAAAACGCCTGTTTCACCGTTAATAACATAGTCGGAATAAGGCGGGACATTGGAACATATTACGGGCATACCAGCCAAGGCATAATCAAAAAATTTAATAGGACTTTTGCAGGAACTAAATACAGAATTATCTAAAGGAATCAGTCCAACAGGATTGATTAAACCACTTAATAATTTTTTAAAATCAGTGTGGCTAACTAAATCAGATCTGGTGATTTTAATACCATAACTTTCCAGATAATCTCCTGGCGGTCCAATCACAAAAATCTCATAATTAGCGGAATAGTTTGCTTGTATTTTTAGCAATGCCGGTGCCAAAAAGTCAACTAATACTCGATCCGAAGAGGCGACTACCAAGGTTATCTTGTTAGTTAATTGGCTTGAGTGTTTTGCCAACGGCAAACCGAATGACTCCGTACAATTAGGTATGCAGCAAACCAGAGGGTTCATCTCCAAAAATTTATCGGCTAAGCGCTGGGTTGTGGTGGTGACTAAATCGGCTTTAGTAATAACCTCTAAATAAGTGTTCAACGTATCGGAACTCATTTTGTGATGCGCTAAAAAATCAGGAATTTCAGTTAGCAAATCATCCAGCTCAAAAACACATTTTTTGCCATGTTTCTGCAAAACAGACATCAGATTTAATATATATTCACCGCCTGAGCGTTGAAATACAAAGACATCCCCCCAATAAAGATCATCAAGCCTGATTTCGTTGTAATCTCTATATCTGATACCCCCATTGTATCGATTTTTCCAATTATCCAAAGGATTCTTAATGCGTATATCATACAAGGACAAATCTTTATTGGGGACATAAGCAACAATTCTTACTGCATTTTCGCGCCTTGGTTCTGCAAGAAATATATTCTGAAATACCATGGCGTCAGGTTCATCAGAAACCAGATTACTGACCAGATCAATATATTTTTGATTCAAATTTAAATTACATAATTGACCAACCAACTCAATCGGCAAATGAACCTGACCAATACGTTCAATGTCATAATGCGCTTGTTCAAATAATAGCCTGGCACTGTCTTTGGTAAAAAAACGCAGGTGCGTTCTATCCAATATTCCTAAATCCGAATATTCCCAACGCCCTTCCAGCAACAGTACTCTGATAGCGGCATGGGCAACATTGGGCAAAGAAGCAATAATGAAACCATTTTTATTTAAATGTTTATGGCAAATTTCAAGAACTTCATTTGGATCTGCAATATGCTCTAAAACATCACCAAAAAAAATGGCATCAAATTTTTCATCGTTATACTCGGTAAAATAATCTTTAATACTACCGTTATAAACAAAATCCAATACCTCACGCGCCTTTTTGGCGGCCTTTGGATTCATTTCAACACCGATAACCGTGTGACCTAAAGTTTTAAAATATCCCCCTAAATACCCTTCGGAACAACCCACATCAAGAATTGTTAAGCATTCACTATTATTGGATTTTTCCAGAAAGAAATCGATCGCAATGGTATGTGAATTATTTTTGTTAGTGGTATCAATAGTCGATATGTAAGTCATGATATTGGATTAAATTTGCACCAGTTATAACTAGGAGGCTGTCCGAGAATAGAGAATCTACTGCGGAAAAACCATTTCGGCCAGATCTTCCGCCCATTTTCGTTAAATAGAACAACTATTCGCCTCAAATGACCAAAAAATCTGACTCAAAATGGCTTTCCCTCGCTACGACTCCTATTCTCGGACAGCCTCCTAGAAGGATTTAAAAAGTCGTCAGAAAAAACTTATCTTGTAAGGAAATAACCATTATTAATAATCATCTGCCAGTTAAATCCTGTAATTTTCTTATACATCGGAAAATAATGCCCGCTTTATTAGCTTCAATGACCTGATTAAGGGATTGAACCACTTCGCCGCATTGATTTAACTGCGTAGTAATCTCATAAAGCTTTTTGTGTAAATCATAATTTTCATGGCGCAGGCTGGCTATATCTTGCTCCTTCTCTTGGATTATGACTTTGTTTGAAATTAATTTATCCCTTAGCATCGCCAGTTTTATGTCAAAATCAGTATTATTTTGATAAGCCGGCGTAGAAAAAATATTTTCATTTTGATTCTGTAACTTTATTGCCTGCTCCATAACCGGCTTTTCACCTTCAAGAACAATACTATCGTCAGAACCTCTTATCGTTAATTTCCCAATAATATTAGCCCAAACGGGCTTTTTTTTAATAATACACAGGGAATTAATTAATTCTATGGAATGGATTTGATTAAGGAAATCGACATTAATCACTAACGGATCCAATCCTGATTGGATTAGGAAATTTCCCATATACTGGTTAATTGACATACCGTTCTGCCAATGCTGGTGGTTAACAATATCAATTAATTTTTTTATAAAAGCAATTGAAGAATACGAATCAAAAAGACCGCCTTCATAATTTGCCCAATAACTACAATGCAAATCTTCGATGATATACACCCCATCGATAGTTAACTTGGGGAAATACGACAAAAACGCTTTAATAATATCAGCAGATTTATGAGAGCCATCATCAAAAACAAAATCAAAAGTAGCTGTTTGCCCAGTAATTTTCTCTAGCACATCTTGTTGACAACAATCACCAATAATCACTTTAACTCTATCATCAGAATAAATAAGACTTTGACATTTTTGGTCAATATCAACACCCACAATACGCTGGGCATTTCTAAAGTATTGACTCCAAACCTCTAAAGACCCACCGTTCTGAACACCTATCTCCAAAATATTAACAGGCCTGTCTTGATACTCGGCGAGGACACGGTCATATTCTTTTAAATACAACTCCCATTTGAGCGATACTTTGCCAGAACTCTCTTGATAAAGTTCGGTAAGGTTTTTTTTAATGGTCATTATTTATTATTAACTTGATGGATTTAAACTTTATACTAACCGATCCCTTTTCTTTCAGGAGCCATTTGTCGGACAACTTGCCAGTGTATTTTACGTATTAAAGTATTAGCTTATTCATTAATTACTGCCAGCTCCACTCGCTCAAACGAAAGTCCAATTATCCCGTAGCGAACTTTACTGGATAAAACCGT
Above is a window of Methylobacter sp. S3L5C DNA encoding:
- a CDS encoding HlyD family type I secretion periplasmic adaptor subunit, which produces MKERLAQVTTVTGIPLLTDDRSIRTIGVVILIATFGILGTWGYLAPIDSAALAPGYVTVKSHRKTVQHLDGGIVSQLMAKDGDVVKAGDVLLILDGTEVKAQLEIIRGQHITLSAQIARLMAERDQQNQINFPDELHDLSDPHIAQATHGESQLFSARKSALQGEISVLNQRISQLGSKIKGLQGQRSSKEALMISYGDEVHDLKELLAEGFADKQRLRDIERNHAQVTGEVAALSSEIAGNEIQIGETKLQILQLQKKFQEEVALKLGEVQAELYDVAQRLVATRDKVARTVIIAPANGRVLGLSVHNVGGVISPGKPILDIVPQQEELIIDAQVSPMDIDRVRAGLLAEVRFSAFKQALTPKMQGKVINLSADRLTDEKTEQPYYLAQIELTPDSFQKLGDLELLPGMPAEVLINTGERTVFEYLMQPITNAFARAFIED
- a CDS encoding type I secretion system permease/ATPase gives rise to the protein MKRVNKSDLEEALALCKGAFISAAGFSMVINLLQLVPTIYMLQLYDRVVPTGNRSTLLMLTLIVIVLFLTMGALEWVRSQILVRVSSRLETLLNERLFQVAYKQSLYTGGQRASSQPLDDLTSLRQFMTGNGLFAFFDVPWMPVYIAVMFIFHPLYGWAAIGTSIILVIVAIIQEKSTGKLLGEANNLAMTGRGLVNKNLRNAEVIESMGMLRNIQLRWLEGTKQVLVLQATASSRAGLISGISKVIRLSSQSLILGLGAYLVIENEITPGLMIGGSILLGRALAPIDLLIGTWKGFITARGQYHRLNELLLQIPAETEKMTLPAPEGTFQIEAAVVIPPGAKTPVLKGITLGIAKGDVIGVIGPSGAGKSTFARALLGIWPTANGKIRLDGADVFAWSRDELGPYIGYLPQDIELFEGTISENIARFGDIDSEKVITAAKMADVHDLILRLPEGYDTLIGASGGNLSGGQRQRIGLARALYGDPVVVVLDEPNSNLDEQGEFALGNAIQRLKHKRATVIVITHRNNVLANVDKLLILNDGLVSIYGPKDEVMAHFQQQQMATSPTQAPQAAGTLTTRA
- a CDS encoding TolC family outer membrane protein; this encodes MKKLPLLIACLTILYTGVGKAEDLLTIYQQALDADPQLQTASLKVEIGAAQKGQALGQMLPQISANTNWSKNSQASGVSGVPSSACSNPPCTSNYNGTRYTVSLTQTVLDFAKFWDWRRAQEIENQYASENIEAQHALMFNVVEKYFDVLEAEDQLHYLQAESESTLKQLEQVQKQYAKQLVLVTDLYEVEARIDQIKATEIEAETLLATARESLKELTNTEPVALYQLRDEIDYKKLDGALKDWIEVAKSENPTLAAQLSAIAAASDNVAVQKSRYLPVVDMQLNYNATNTGYQSINLGSNYETQVAAINVNIPLFTGGTTTNRMFEAQHKLSISKYENEAKIRTLIKETSDSFLSSNASVRRISATRKALESAIKSRQAMESGFGYGVQTITDVLNAQQGEFKSKRDLSQAKYSYIKNRMRFMTAVGLISQENMIEVNNWLQVMPKQSKINSN